Proteins from a genomic interval of Nostoc sp. KVJ3:
- a CDS encoding IS1634 family transposase, whose translation MGIVAGLIDEIGIVEQLNKKLGVDPREKVSSGVIVKAMLLNGLGFVSAPLYMFEKFFDGKATEHLLGEGIKAENLNDDRLGDVLDKLYEKGLSEIFLGISLQAAQKFEVKVETAHLDATSFHLDGKYESKEESLEPEAIEITYGYSRDHRPDLKQFVMNLICVGDGDIPVLMEIANGNQADKARFAGLLQEFREQWTFEGLCVADGALYSADNLKAMAGLKWLTRVPLSIKQAAALVDQKTQLQKSQIQGYTIAESSSEYGEVSQRWLLIESEQRRKSDLEKLSKKIEHKQKTCQQELQMLSTQDFACAADALAAAEKLSAKMVWHQLSGIEIVEKRHYDRAGKPAKDVVPKCISYRVAATIIAADDEISAQRTRCGRFILATNVLDSTHLSADDALRQYKGQQGVERGFRFLKDPLFFASSVFLKSPQRVAALGMIMALCLLVYNLGQRQLRQTLAQLAETIANQLGKPIATPTLRWVFQCFMAVHLVVFQGLPQIINLTQQRQHILRFFSTACRRYYLIPEPDS comes from the coding sequence CTGGGAATAGTCGCAGGGCTAATAGATGAGATCGGAATAGTAGAGCAGTTGAATAAAAAATTAGGCGTAGACCCGCGAGAAAAAGTAAGCAGTGGCGTAATTGTCAAAGCCATGCTGCTGAACGGACTAGGGTTTGTATCAGCGCCACTATATATGTTTGAAAAATTCTTTGATGGCAAAGCCACAGAGCATCTATTAGGAGAGGGAATCAAGGCAGAGAACCTAAATGATGACCGACTGGGAGACGTATTAGATAAACTGTACGAAAAGGGACTCAGCGAGATATTTCTAGGAATCAGTCTTCAGGCAGCGCAGAAATTTGAAGTCAAAGTAGAAACCGCCCATCTGGATGCAACATCATTCCACCTCGATGGGAAATACGAAAGCAAGGAGGAAAGCTTAGAGCCAGAAGCAATCGAAATCACCTATGGCTACTCCAGAGACCATCGCCCCGACCTCAAGCAGTTTGTGATGAACCTGATATGTGTAGGTGATGGGGACATACCAGTATTGATGGAAATCGCCAACGGCAACCAAGCAGACAAAGCCAGATTTGCTGGACTCCTGCAAGAATTTAGAGAGCAGTGGACATTTGAAGGTCTGTGTGTGGCGGATGGGGCACTATACAGTGCAGACAATCTCAAAGCAATGGCTGGGCTGAAATGGTTAACGCGAGTTCCCTTGAGCATCAAGCAAGCAGCAGCCCTAGTGGATCAAAAGACACAATTGCAAAAAAGTCAGATTCAAGGGTACACAATCGCGGAATCTAGCAGTGAATATGGAGAAGTCAGTCAGCGCTGGCTGCTGATTGAGAGTGAGCAAAGGCGGAAGTCAGACCTCGAAAAGCTCTCAAAAAAGATTGAACACAAGCAAAAGACTTGCCAGCAGGAGCTACAGATGCTCTCTACCCAGGATTTTGCTTGTGCAGCCGATGCTCTAGCGGCAGCAGAGAAACTATCTGCAAAAATGGTATGGCATCAACTCTCAGGCATTGAAATAGTGGAGAAACGGCACTATGACAGAGCGGGTAAGCCAGCTAAAGATGTAGTACCCAAGTGCATCAGCTATCGGGTAGCTGCCACTATTATCGCTGCGGATGATGAGATTTCTGCTCAACGTACCCGATGTGGGCGATTCATCCTGGCGACGAATGTCTTAGACTCCACACACTTGAGCGCCGATGACGCATTACGACAATACAAAGGTCAACAGGGTGTTGAACGGGGCTTTCGCTTTCTTAAAGACCCTCTATTTTTCGCCTCTAGCGTTTTTCTTAAATCTCCACAAAGGGTGGCAGCCTTGGGAATGATCATGGCTCTGTGCCTGCTAGTTTACAACTTGGGTCAGCGACAACTTCGACAGACTCTTGCTCAACTTGCAGAAACCATTGCTAATCAATTGGGCAAGCCTATTGCCACTCCGACTTTACGTTGGGTTTTTCAGTGTTTTATGGCTGTTCATCTTGTGGTTTTTCAGGGTCTACCACAAATCATCAACTTGACTCAACAGCGACAACATATATTGCGATTCTTCAGCACCGCGTGTCGTCGCTACTACCTTATTCCTGAGCCAGATTCTTAA
- a CDS encoding NF041680 family putative transposase — translation MKRARLEEFRQAVYKYLGRAHDATFELTDAILLTRNVYCLAELSLSPVFRRKWPSIYEALQDSRPQRQKLMQLYIKQIPAEGRPLLAGDHTNWSRPDAVRLQERTYEHSGTSIAGNKPITIGQGYSTIAWIPENEGSWALPLRHERITSAESPIGKAIWQLKQVCKYLPTRPISVWDSEYGCAPFILKTANIPADILVRLRSNLCLWGEPKAYSGKGRPKKHGDKFKLNEPTTWNEATSVLEINDPKLGRVRVSLWKDLHFRQAATRPMLIIRVERLDAQGNMRVSKPLWLAWVGEEMPPLEEVWCLYLRRFTIDHWYRFLKQRLHWTVPNFGTPKQSERWSDLMPLMTWELWLARDIVTDNPLPWQKSLDKLTPGRVAQAIGGVFAAIGTPTSAPKPRGKSPGWQQGKKRHRKNRCPIVKKTVARPPKEPSVAV, via the coding sequence ATGAAACGTGCCAGATTAGAAGAATTCCGTCAAGCAGTCTACAAATATTTAGGCAGAGCACACGATGCAACTTTTGAGTTGACAGATGCCATATTGCTAACTAGAAATGTTTATTGCCTAGCAGAATTGTCCCTATCGCCAGTATTTAGAAGGAAGTGGCCAAGTATCTATGAGGCACTACAAGATAGTAGGCCACAGCGACAGAAATTGATGCAGCTATATATCAAACAAATCCCCGCAGAGGGACGACCATTGTTAGCAGGAGATCACACAAACTGGTCACGCCCAGATGCCGTCAGGTTGCAAGAGCGAACTTATGAGCATAGTGGCACATCCATAGCAGGAAATAAACCGATTACCATTGGTCAAGGATATAGCACAATTGCCTGGATACCTGAAAATGAGGGAAGTTGGGCATTACCATTAAGACATGAACGGATCACAAGTGCCGAAAGTCCTATTGGGAAAGCAATTTGGCAACTCAAACAGGTGTGTAAATATTTGCCTACCAGACCGATTTCAGTTTGGGATAGTGAATATGGTTGTGCGCCTTTTATCTTAAAAACTGCGAATATTCCAGCAGATATTCTCGTTCGGTTGCGTTCAAATCTGTGTTTATGGGGTGAACCAAAAGCTTATTCGGGAAAGGGGCGACCTAAAAAGCATGGTGATAAATTTAAACTGAATGAGCCCACAACATGGAATGAAGCAACATCTGTATTAGAAATAAATGACCCAAAATTAGGACGTGTGCGTGTGAGCTTGTGGAAAGATTTACACTTCCGTCAGGCTGCTACACGTCCAATGTTAATCATCAGAGTTGAACGTCTGGACGCGCAAGGTAACATGAGAGTGTCCAAACCTTTGTGGTTGGCTTGGGTAGGAGAAGAAATGCCACCCTTAGAAGAAGTTTGGTGTCTTTACTTGCGTCGCTTTACCATTGACCACTGGTATCGCTTTTTGAAGCAGCGTCTACATTGGACTGTACCAAACTTTGGTACTCCTAAGCAAAGTGAACGGTGGAGTGACCTCATGCCTCTGATGACTTGGGAATTGTGGTTAGCCCGCGATATCGTTACTGACAATCCTTTACCTTGGCAGAAGTCTCTAGATAAATTGACCCCTGGAAGAGTTGCTCAAGCTATAGGTGGAGTTTTTGCGGCCATTGGTACTCCCACCTCTGCACCCAAACCTCGCGGAAAGTCTCCCGGTTGGCAACAAGGAAAGAAGCGTCACCGTAAAAACCGATGTCCCATTGTTAAAAAAACAGTAGCACGACCACCTAAAGAACCATCTGTTGCTGTTTAA
- a CDS encoding helix-turn-helix domain-containing protein yields the protein MPRLQILNSIEKQALEHIAATSSDEVSKRAKILLGLNEGKKYVALAQEIGVTEKSIAKWKKRWTSSTILSETQESAIAKANEVLGVNVGRPKKCKSTEASKIVEISEWSKNRKPSRSKHHYHTQVAEEATRRGLPTLSPRSIGRILEALT from the coding sequence ATGCCTCGTCTTCAGATACTAAATTCTATTGAAAAGCAAGCACTAGAGCACATAGCAGCGACCAGCAGCGATGAAGTTAGCAAAAGAGCGAAAATTCTGCTGGGACTAAACGAAGGCAAAAAATATGTAGCCTTAGCCCAAGAGATTGGCGTAACTGAAAAATCAATAGCAAAGTGGAAAAAAAGATGGACATCAAGTACCATCTTGTCAGAAACCCAGGAGTCGGCGATCGCAAAAGCTAACGAGGTATTAGGTGTCAACGTCGGTAGACCTAAGAAGTGCAAAAGTACAGAGGCGAGCAAAATCGTCGAAATCAGCGAATGGAGCAAGAACCGGAAACCCAGTCGTTCAAAGCACCATTACCATACGCAGGTAGCTGAGGAAGCTACTCGGAGGGGATTACCGACATTATCGCCAAGAAGTATAGGACGCATCTTGGAAGCCCTAACTTAA
- a CDS encoding IS630 family transposase (programmed frameshift) — translation MAKKYIVDLNEDEVSQLQAIIKKGKHKARTITRANILLMATDRERDQAIASIVRAHVATVQRIREKFVIGGLDFALKDEVHPPKPKKLDEKQEAFLIATACSKPPEGRVRWTMQLLADHLVNLGIIDSISDETIRQTLKKNEIKPWLKEQWCIPEVNAEYVFRMEDVLDLYNEPYDPKRPVVCFDERPYQLVEEVRLPLPPEPEQPERYDFEYKRNGTVNLFACFQPLAGWRHIEVTERRTKADFALQMKKLVDIDYQDADIIRLVVDNLNIHTPSALYEVFPPEEARRIIQKLEFHYTPKHASWLNQVEIELSVLSRQCLERRIPNAETLTSEIAAWEKQRNQQKASVYWGFQTKDARRKMQRLYPDLT, via the exons ATGGCCAAAAAGTACATTGTTGACTTGAATGAAGATGAAGTTTCTCAGCTACAGGCAATAATTAAAAAAGGTAAGCACAAAGCAAGAACTATAACCCGTGCAAACATTCTTCTGATGGCAACTGATAGAGAAAGGGATCAAGCGATCGCTAGCATAGTTAGAGCGCATGTTGCAACAGTGCAACGAATACGAGAAAAATTTGTCATTGGTGGGTTAGATTTTGCTTTAAAGGATGAAGTTCATCCACCAAAACCTAAAAAATTAGATGAAAAGCAAGAAGCATTTTTGATTGCAACGGCTTGTTCTAAGCCGCCAGAAGGGAGAGTGCGTTGGACAATGCAATTATTAGCGGATCACTTAGTAAACCTTGGGATAATAGATTCAATTTCCGACGAAACAATACGTCAAACTCTAAAAAAAA ACGAAATTAAACCGTGGTTAAAAGAACAGTGGTGTATTCCCGAAGTTAACGCAGAGTATGTATTCAGAATGGAGGATGTGTTGGATTTATATAATGAGCCTTATGATCCTAAACGCCCTGTAGTCTGCTTTGATGAACGTCCCTACCAATTAGTAGAAGAAGTAAGACTTCCTTTACCACCAGAGCCGGAGCAGCCTGAACGTTATGATTTCGAGTATAAGCGTAACGGGACAGTCAATTTATTTGCATGTTTTCAACCCTTGGCTGGATGGCGGCATATCGAAGTTACAGAACGTCGAACTAAAGCCGATTTTGCTCTTCAAATGAAAAAGTTAGTAGATATTGATTATCAAGATGCTGATATTATTCGTTTAGTAGTTGATAACCTAAATATTCATACTCCCAGCGCGTTATATGAAGTTTTTCCACCAGAAGAAGCACGTCGAATTATTCAAAAATTAGAGTTTCACTATACTCCTAAACACGCTTCTTGGTTAAATCAAGTAGAAATTGAATTATCTGTTTTATCTCGCCAATGTTTAGAACGGCGTATTCCTAATGCAGAAACATTAACTTCTGAGATTGCTGCTTGGGAGAAACAACGTAATCAACAAAAAGCCAGTGTCTATTGGGGTTTCCAAACCAAAGATGCTCGTCGAAAAATGCAGCGTTTATACCCGGATTTAACTTAG
- a CDS encoding DNA translocase FtsK → MVSYAETVLKQIDFRAKLSRPVIEFNLEFLFQLIYESVIAGTNDEEILSICAEHCTLNQYEFVRYALEYIHVNRFPSQWEQNNIYQKMIDILSSSPIESLFEYIQSIKNIYLKQIGYKVVQENLYNLFLSNKETSYFTDLANKSRDNFIKKYCCRTAVLVARATGKPLDLKLTGDGSILLKEPKYLDINSGANEIATSQNLTMGQAGKLLVNTLEEFSINAKYVEAKTGPTFNRIKVKLGRGVSYKKVEDIGNDLVQQLGEELNLKVAPMVSVVPGGVVFDIPRLDRQFAYFRDYFTFDGEPDIHSVSIPGGVDVDGTYVEIQLYSDNVTHILGGGRTRGGKSQFEKAAILYLVRRYPLSVVRLALSDVKRVTFGKFDGLPHLVAPVARDAESTANLLDYLVEEMELRYQEFERHSSIETIAQYNSRLAPDCIMPRVICLIDECFDLLSDDKYCDRIETALMKLLAKAGGAGIHVLLYTQRPDKNVIDPLIRSNFPAKTAFVTTRPEDSCIILGDDKCSDLQL, encoded by the coding sequence ATGGTTTCTTATGCTGAAACTGTTTTAAAGCAGATTGACTTTAGAGCAAAATTATCACGTCCGGTTATAGAATTTAATTTAGAATTTTTATTTCAGTTAATATACGAATCAGTAATTGCAGGTACAAACGATGAAGAAATATTATCAATATGTGCAGAACACTGTACTTTAAATCAGTACGAATTTGTACGTTATGCACTTGAGTATATTCATGTTAATCGGTTTCCATCGCAGTGGGAGCAAAATAACATATATCAAAAAATGATTGACATACTTAGTAGCTCACCCATTGAATCTTTATTTGAATACATTCAATCAATCAAAAATATTTATCTCAAGCAGATTGGTTATAAAGTAGTTCAGGAGAATCTTTATAATTTATTTTTGAGCAATAAAGAAACTAGTTATTTTACTGATTTAGCTAATAAATCTAGAGATAACTTCATTAAAAAATATTGCTGCCGAACGGCAGTGCTTGTTGCGCGTGCCACAGGTAAGCCATTAGATTTAAAACTGACAGGTGATGGTTCAATTCTTTTAAAAGAGCCTAAATATTTAGATATAAATAGTGGTGCAAATGAGATTGCTACTTCACAAAATTTAACTATGGGACAGGCAGGAAAACTATTAGTTAATACCTTAGAAGAATTTAGTATTAATGCCAAATATGTTGAAGCTAAAACGGGGCCAACATTCAACCGCATTAAGGTAAAATTAGGACGAGGTGTAAGTTATAAAAAAGTAGAAGATATTGGCAATGACTTAGTGCAGCAGCTTGGTGAAGAGTTAAACTTGAAAGTTGCACCAATGGTAAGTGTTGTGCCTGGGGGAGTTGTATTTGACATACCCCGGTTAGACAGACAATTTGCTTATTTCCGCGATTATTTTACTTTTGACGGCGAACCTGATATTCATTCGGTATCGATCCCCGGTGGTGTTGATGTAGATGGCACTTATGTTGAAATTCAGCTTTATAGCGACAATGTAACCCATATCTTGGGTGGTGGGCGGACGCGGGGTGGAAAGTCGCAGTTTGAGAAGGCAGCAATCTTGTATTTGGTGCGACGATATCCCCTTTCGGTTGTTCGGTTGGCACTTTCGGATGTCAAGCGTGTGACCTTTGGTAAATTTGACGGGCTACCCCATCTTGTTGCCCCAGTTGCGCGTGATGCAGAGTCTACCGCCAACTTGCTTGATTACTTGGTTGAAGAAATGGAATTGCGTTACCAGGAATTTGAGCGCCACAGTAGTATTGAAACGATCGCACAGTACAATTCACGGTTAGCACCTGATTGCATCATGCCACGAGTGATTTGTCTGATTGACGAGTGTTTTGATCTACTTTCTGATGATAAGTACTGCGATCGCATTGAGACTGCGCTGATGAAGTTGCTTGCAAAAGCTGGTGGTGCAGGGATTCACGTACTGTTGTACACCCAGCGACCTGATAAGAACGTGATAGACCCGTTAATTCGCTCAAACTTTCCAGCCAAGACAGCCTTTGTTACGACTCGCCCTGAAGACAGTTGTATTATCCTTGGGGACGATAAATGTAGCGACCTGCAATTATAA
- a CDS encoding four helix bundle protein encodes MRQPAKTFQDLIVWQKAHKFVLCVYQFTGQFPKTEIYGLTSQFRRAAISIPANICVRGASRREGFKKKGATDKVRFMNIAQGSVEECRYYLILSKDLDYGDTSGLMLQLEEVSKLLTGYANSILNSDS; translated from the coding sequence ATGAGACAACCAGCTAAGACATTCCAAGACTTGATAGTTTGGCAGAAAGCACATAAGTTTGTTTTATGTGTATATCAATTTACAGGTCAATTTCCTAAAACGGAAATCTATGGGCTTACCTCTCAGTTTAGACGAGCAGCAATTTCTATTCCAGCAAATATATGTGTTCGCGGAGCGTCCCGTAGGGAAGGATTCAAGAAAAAGGGAGCAACAGACAAAGTACGGTTTATGAACATTGCACAAGGCTCTGTAGAGGAATGCCGCTACTATCTAATTCTTTCAAAAGACCTTGACTACGGTGACACATCAGGATTAATGCTTCAACTTGAGGAGGTTAGTAAATTACTAACAGGTTATGCTAATTCCATTCTGAATTCTGACTCCTGA
- a CDS encoding ISLre2 family transposase, translating to MKKNIYANLNFADSLSDFKEDVTKLLELKNIEEWSGRIVKEREETIRQAALVLAGQCIGILLHKLSQSESAHQTAINQTKGWWHTDTQRHGYTKREILTVGNVVVSLKLPYVVQKREKKAKSKSRNVGFCPLLKWLGMSEGLTPLVWSDITKYGAIASSFEAAHTILSDWGINISLKRIERLTYKFGQIGIDLRQTKISNLQQGNLPDGNILKDQRVVIAVDGGRSRIRINKKGRKNLKTNKHGFTGEWVEPKLLTIYVVDEQGKKVRNGEIKIVNDGTYEDYKGFLPILEMHLISLGISQAKQVLLIADGAEWIWKHIPPLLKKLKSPDATYQLFDFYHVTERLQKFADVAFSDDSERNNWFKKARRTLKKSNAMTIIRQMDEFIFEATGERCKTMVIQRNYLLRAYRERRLNYAKILDQKLPIGSGAIESLIRQVINLRIKGNSKFWLKENAEIILHLRCQWIAQSWDIFCSSIFNSFIKPQTA from the coding sequence ATGAAGAAAAACATATATGCAAATCTAAATTTTGCCGATTCATTATCAGATTTTAAAGAGGATGTGACGAAACTTTTAGAGTTGAAAAATATCGAGGAATGGTCTGGAAGAATAGTTAAAGAAAGAGAAGAAACAATTAGACAGGCTGCGTTAGTTTTAGCAGGCCAATGTATCGGCATATTATTGCATAAGCTTTCTCAATCAGAGTCGGCTCATCAAACAGCAATTAATCAAACCAAAGGATGGTGGCATACCGACACGCAAAGACACGGTTATACGAAGAGGGAAATATTAACAGTAGGTAATGTTGTAGTAAGTCTTAAATTACCATACGTTGTTCAAAAAAGAGAAAAAAAAGCGAAGAGTAAATCTCGTAATGTTGGATTTTGTCCCTTGTTAAAATGGTTAGGAATGTCAGAAGGCTTGACCCCATTAGTTTGGTCAGATATTACAAAATATGGTGCCATAGCTAGTTCTTTTGAAGCTGCACATACAATCCTGAGTGATTGGGGAATTAATATTAGTCTTAAACGAATTGAACGATTGACATATAAATTTGGTCAAATCGGCATTGATTTACGTCAAACTAAAATATCTAACTTGCAACAAGGTAATTTACCTGATGGGAATATACTTAAAGACCAGAGAGTTGTAATTGCTGTAGATGGTGGCAGGAGTAGAATTAGGATTAATAAAAAAGGTAGAAAAAATCTCAAAACAAACAAGCACGGCTTTACAGGGGAATGGGTTGAGCCAAAATTATTAACAATTTATGTGGTTGATGAACAAGGTAAAAAAGTTAGAAATGGCGAAATAAAGATTGTAAATGATGGCACTTATGAAGACTATAAAGGATTTTTACCAATTTTAGAAATGCATCTGATTAGTTTGGGAATTAGTCAAGCAAAACAAGTTTTATTAATTGCTGACGGTGCAGAATGGATTTGGAAGCATATTCCCCCTCTTTTAAAGAAATTGAAATCTCCCGATGCGACTTATCAATTATTTGATTTTTACCATGTTACTGAGCGGCTACAGAAATTTGCTGATGTAGCGTTTAGTGATGATAGTGAGCGAAATAATTGGTTCAAAAAAGCACGGAGAACTTTAAAAAAAAGTAATGCCATGACCATAATTAGGCAGATGGATGAATTTATCTTTGAAGCCACGGGAGAGCGTTGTAAAACTATGGTAATACAGAGAAATTACCTTTTACGTGCCTATCGTGAAAGGCGTTTAAATTACGCTAAGATACTAGACCAAAAACTACCAATAGGTAGTGGGGCAATTGAGAGTTTAATCCGTCAAGTTATCAACTTAAGAATCAAGGGTAATAGTAAATTTTGGTTGAAAGAAAATGCAGAAATTATCTTACATCTGCGTTGTCAATGGATAGCTCAAAGTTGGGATATTTTTTGTAGTTCTATCTTTAATTCCTTTATTAAACCTCAAACTGCTTGA
- a CDS encoding M23 family metallopeptidase, with amino-acid sequence MRIIFETDGGKEVSNSTVTSLNETADTSSSGNWRYAIATSVLIAAMVIPQVSGWIESQLLVKSLQGLILPKTIRSNQVLNNGRIAFPTAAGTSVTSEFGWRTHPITGDRKFHAGIDFGAVKGTPIYAVDAGRVVFAGDKGGYGKAVVIQHQGSLSTLYGHASQLYVQQGQQVVRGQMIAAVGSTGFSTGPHLHFEVRVNGVTQNPRPYLHEYLATR; translated from the coding sequence ATGCGAATAATCTTTGAAACTGACGGTGGCAAAGAGGTTAGTAATTCGACTGTAACTAGTTTGAATGAGACAGCCGATACCAGCTCGAGTGGAAATTGGAGATATGCGATCGCAACCTCAGTTTTAATTGCAGCTATGGTCATTCCCCAGGTTTCTGGATGGATTGAATCTCAACTGTTAGTTAAATCTCTCCAAGGTCTAATATTACCAAAAACTATTCGTAGTAATCAGGTTTTAAATAACGGTCGAATTGCCTTTCCAACTGCTGCTGGTACTTCTGTTACCTCAGAGTTTGGTTGGCGAACACACCCCATTACAGGCGATCGCAAGTTTCACGCGGGGATTGATTTTGGTGCAGTAAAGGGGACACCAATTTATGCAGTTGATGCTGGTCGAGTGGTTTTTGCAGGCGACAAGGGTGGTTATGGCAAAGCAGTTGTTATTCAGCATCAGGGAAGTTTATCTACTCTGTACGGTCATGCCAGTCAGCTGTATGTACAGCAGGGACAACAAGTTGTGCGTGGACAGATGATTGCGGCAGTAGGTAGTACGGGCTTTTCGACGGGGCCGCATTTGCATTTTGAAGTTCGCGTTAATGGTGTAACACAGAACCCCCGTCCTTATTTACACGAATATTTAGCAACCCGTTAA
- a CDS encoding reverse transcriptase N-terminal domain-containing protein produces the protein MPKSDSILDTEGWKTIDWRQAERYVFKLQKRIYAASRCGDIQRVRKLQKTLMRSWSNRVLAVRRVTQDNQGKKTAGVDGIKSLSPAARFELAKGLFVNGKSKPTRRIWIPKPGKTELRPLSIPTIFDRALQAVVKATLEPEWEARFEPSTWGKYKTLLAKYCLTL, from the coding sequence ATGCCTAAATCAGATTCAATATTGGATACTGAGGGATGGAAGACTATTGACTGGCGACAAGCCGAGCGATATGTCTTTAAATTGCAAAAACGCATTTATGCCGCTTCACGTTGTGGTGATATTCAACGAGTTCGCAAACTCCAGAAAACCTTAATGAGGTCTTGGTCGAATCGGGTATTAGCGGTAAGACGGGTAACACAAGATAATCAGGGGAAAAAGACCGCAGGAGTGGATGGTATTAAATCATTATCCCCAGCAGCGCGTTTTGAACTGGCAAAAGGTCTATTCGTTAACGGTAAATCCAAACCTACACGTAGAATATGGATACCAAAACCAGGAAAAACCGAACTTAGACCACTCTCGATACCCACTATTTTTGACCGTGCCCTACAAGCGGTAGTAAAAGCTACCCTTGAGCCAGAATGGGAGGCTCGTTTTGAGCCATCAACCTGGGGTAAATATAAGACACTGTTGGCGAAATATTGCTTAACATTGTAA
- a CDS encoding lysozyme has translation MQIVPIFISGVVGAACSVAFSYGVASLPCGLVSKGADTVCQVRSFGKALDSWKFGFIVGGLVGFILSPRHQFISRFKPIHLSTTSLITLGIYFSISQSTGVSSGSSNSLTGRVSTSSYSPHPDSPRLSAFLATIRWAETGTSETESYRKLVFNGTFNNFSTHPLKKQCAPINGKNICSTAAGAYQMLDKSWYDLQPKLNLKDFSPASQDKMAIEYIRRNNALSDVEAGKFDTAVCKVGRVWASLICNSYNQNPKSLAQLRIYYQQQLQKFEISRR, from the coding sequence ATGCAAATTGTACCGATTTTTATATCAGGTGTAGTTGGTGCAGCCTGCTCTGTTGCATTTTCTTACGGAGTAGCTTCACTGCCATGTGGATTGGTATCAAAGGGTGCGGATACTGTTTGTCAGGTACGTAGTTTTGGTAAGGCACTTGATAGTTGGAAATTTGGGTTTATTGTTGGTGGTTTGGTTGGGTTTATTTTGAGTCCTCGCCATCAATTTATATCCCGTTTTAAACCCATTCATCTGTCAACTACTTCCTTAATTACTTTGGGTATTTATTTCTCAATTTCTCAAAGTACTGGTGTTTCTTCAGGGTCGTCAAATAGTTTAACAGGAAGAGTTAGTACAAGTTCTTACTCACCACATCCTGATTCACCACGGTTGAGTGCTTTTTTAGCGACAATTCGTTGGGCAGAAACAGGAACTAGTGAGACAGAAAGTTATCGCAAGTTAGTATTTAACGGAACTTTTAATAATTTTTCTACACACCCGTTAAAGAAACAGTGCGCTCCTATTAATGGCAAAAATATTTGTTCAACTGCGGCTGGTGCTTATCAAATGTTGGATAAAAGTTGGTATGACCTTCAGCCAAAGTTAAACTTAAAGGATTTTAGCCCAGCTTCTCAGGACAAGATGGCAATTGAATATATTCGTCGTAATAATGCCTTAAGTGATGTTGAAGCAGGAAAGTTTGATACTGCTGTATGTAAAGTAGGTAGGGTATGGGCCAGTCTTATTTGCAACTCGTACAATCAAAACCCAAAATCTTTAGCGCAGTTGAGAATTTACTATCAGCAGCAATTACAAAAATTTGAAATTTCTAGGAGGTAA
- a CDS encoding phage terminase large subunit family protein: MFTPTPVRNKQPSRRKKKVNVTLWTVCSTVSALSVIGAVALMVGWKQQVPGNQISEVQQVKAQVSQIREVYLEKLSRTDYNIDHLSSYSSVEGAPTLTGWRQLAAALWGQQLRSEISRMQANDKSGFYRLHYMPALEIVKFNSLDVLLEAASGNNTFYWGYRKTDGTKVEEKIPTGAAAVLILGKLEAIDYAQNLESQPSVDLNQMLIQIKNAQEPYSLAQAQLLRARGYLDPVEQMAQVADIRERIHQREEQRRMYIQQMKKQLPQPVPNKQPVNKSRG; this comes from the coding sequence ATGTTTACTCCTACACCTGTGCGAAATAAACAGCCAAGTCGCAGAAAGAAAAAGGTAAATGTTACCCTGTGGACGGTTTGTTCAACTGTTAGTGCGCTGTCTGTTATAGGGGCGGTTGCATTGATGGTTGGATGGAAGCAACAGGTTCCAGGTAATCAAATATCGGAGGTACAGCAGGTAAAAGCGCAAGTTTCCCAAATTCGGGAAGTGTACTTAGAAAAGCTTTCCCGTACTGACTACAATATAGACCATTTGTCCAGTTACTCCTCAGTCGAGGGTGCGCCTACTCTTACAGGCTGGCGACAGTTGGCGGCGGCATTGTGGGGACAGCAATTACGGAGTGAAATATCCAGGATGCAGGCTAATGATAAATCTGGGTTTTACCGCCTTCACTATATGCCGGCACTGGAGATAGTTAAATTCAACTCGCTGGATGTTTTACTAGAAGCGGCTTCTGGAAATAATACTTTTTACTGGGGGTACCGCAAAACCGATGGTACGAAAGTTGAGGAGAAGATACCAACTGGGGCGGCTGCTGTTTTGATTTTGGGTAAATTAGAGGCAATTGATTACGCTCAAAACTTGGAATCTCAACCATCGGTTGATCTGAATCAAATGCTAATTCAGATTAAGAATGCTCAAGAACCATACTCTCTTGCACAGGCGCAGCTGTTACGGGCGCGGGGGTATTTAGACCCAGTAGAGCAGATGGCACAGGTGGCAGACATCCGCGAGAGAATACACCAACGGGAGGAGCAAAGGCGGATGTATATCCAACAAATGAAGAAGCAATTACCTCAGCCAGTTCCTAATAAACAGCCTGTTAATAAATCGAGGGGGTGA